The following coding sequences lie in one Cloeon dipterum chromosome 1, ieCloDipt1.1, whole genome shotgun sequence genomic window:
- the LOC135935067 gene encoding long-chain-fatty-acid--CoA ligase 5 isoform X6 produces the protein MKCLSVQPMRPPIDMNNQSELIKGPELVRTSKFYKEAKDGKFVRHLFSDTKTLYDSFRRGAKESNNGPCLGWRDGHTKPYQWLHYNEALLRAKNFGSGLVALGLEANPHTFVGIYSQNCPEWVLTEQGAYCYSMVIVPLYDTLGPDACSYIIKQANINIVVCEDDSKCNLLLDRPPKCLTRLITMKEVRPATNQRAKNRGIEILKFEEVERLGAAQDNKEVPPKASDVCTICYTSGTTGNPKGVMLSHENVVAAVASVILQLGDHKITSSDVMISFLPLAHMLERCCEIGIYTVGGSVGFFSGDVKRLSDDMKALKPTVTPAVPRLLNRIFDKVQSDISNSFIKRTLYNMAMSSKENEIRRGIIRRNSLWDKLVFRKVQEGMGGRLRLMIVGSAPLAANVLTFTRCALGCLVVEGYGQTECVAPVTLTVQGDYIPEHVGPPVACCSVKLVDVPEMEYFAVANQGEVCVKGTNVFQGYFMEPDKTKETLGKDGWLHTGDIGMWLPNGTLKIIDRKKHIFKLSQGEYIVPEKIENIYIRSQYVQQVFVHGESLKSCIVAVIVPDVEVIKQWATENHIAGTLSVLCAHPEVKRLIMDDMILWGKEAGLKSFEQVKDIYLHPDPFSVQNGLLTPTMKSKRPQLKKYFKPQIEDMYAKLI, from the exons AAA GGACCGGAGCTCGTGCGAACCTCCAAGTTCTACAAAGAAGCCAAGGACGGAAAATTCGTTCGTCACCTTTTCTCGGACACAAAAACTCTCTACGACTCTTTCAGACGCGGTGCTAAGGAATCAA ataATGGTCCTTGCCTCGGTTGGCGAGATGGACACACGAAACCGTACCAGTGGCTGCACTACAACGAGGCTCTCCTCAGGGCCAAGAACTTCGGCTCAGGCCTGGTCGCCCTCGGTTTGGAGGCGAACCCACACACGTTCGTCGGCATctacagccaaaactgccccGAGTGGGTTCTCACCGAGCAGGGCGCCTACTGCTATTCCATGGTCATTGTGCCCTTGTACGACACACTGGGCCCTGACGCTTGCTCCTACATCATCAAGCAAG CGAATATTAATATCGTCGTGTGCGAGGACGACTCGAAATGCAACCTCCTTTTGGACCGTCCACCGAAATGCCTGACGCGTCTGATCACGATGAAAGAGGTGCGTCCGGCCACGAATCAGCGGGCGAAGAACAGAGGCATCGAGATCCTCAAGTTCGAGGAGGTTGAGCGCTTGGGCGCCGCCCAGGACAATAAAGAAGTC CCACCGAAAGCGTCGGACGTGTGCACAATCTGCTACACTTCAGGCACGACCGGCAACCCCAAGGGCGTGATGCTGAGCCACGAGAACGTGGTGGCCGCCGTGGCCTCGGTGATTCTGCAGTTGGGAGACCACAAAATCACGAGCAGCGACGTCATGATCTCTTTCCTGCCGCTTGCACACATGCTCGAGCGATGCTGCGAG aTTGGCATATACACCGTGGGAGGCTCGGTCGGCTTCTTCTCGGGCGACGTGAAAAGACTGTCTGACGACATGAAGGCGCTCAAACCCACCGTCACGCCTGCGGTGCCGCGACTGTTGAACAGAATTTTCGACAAGGTGCAGTCGGACATCAGCAACTCGTTCATCAAACGGACGCTGTACAACATGGCCATGAGCAGCAAGGAAAACGAAATCAGAAG AGGAATCATCAGGAGAAACAGCTTGTGGGACAAACTCGTCTTCAGAAAGGTGCAGGAGGGCATGGGTGGCCGACTGAGACTGATGATCGTTGGGTCAGCGCCTCTGGCCGCCAACGTTCTCACCTTTACCAGATGTGCCTTGGGATGCCTG GTTGTTGAAGGTTACGGTCAGACCGAGTGCGTCGCCCCCGTCACCCTGACTGTGCAAGGTGACTATATCCCCGAGCACGTCGGACCGCCCGTGGCCTGCTGCTCGGTCAAGCTGGTGGACGTGCCAGAAATGGAGTACTTCGCGGTGGCTAACCAGGGCGAGGTCTGCGTCAAAGGCACTAACGTGTTCCAAGGCTACTTCATGGAGCCCGACAAGACAAAGGAGACGCTCGGAAAGGACGGCTGGCTGCACACGGGCGATATTGGCATGTGGCTTCCG AACGGAACTCTGAAAATCATCGACAGGAAGAAGCACATATTTAAGCTGTCGCAAGGAGAGTACATTGTTCCTGAGAAGATTGAAAACATCTATATCCGCAGCCAATATGTCCAACAAGTCTTTGTCCACGGAGAGTCGCTCAAA TCATGCATAGTGGCCGTGATCGTGCCTGACGTGGAGGTTATCAAGCAGTGGGCGACAGAAAACCACATCGCCGGCACCCTGTCCGTGCTGTGCGCCCACCCTGAGGTGAAACGTTTAATCATGGACGACATGATCCTGTGGGGAAAGGAGGCTGGACTCAAGTCCTTTGAACAG GTCAAGGACATCTACCTGCATCCGGACCCATTCTCTGTGCAGAACGGACTGCTGACGCCGACGATGAAGTCGAAGCGGCCGCAGTTGAAGAAGTACTTCAAGCCGCAGATCGAGGACATGTACGCCAAACTCATCTAG
- the LOC135935067 gene encoding long-chain-fatty-acid--CoA ligase 5 isoform X4 has product MPGDMDQYLHYIGGPAGALALTGVAAASAYYLVSRPTPEKPLVPLDDQSHLVPGPELVRTSKFYKEAKDGKFVRHLFSDTKTLYDSFRRGAKESNNGPCLGWRDGHTKPYQWLHYNEALLRAKNFGSGLVALGLEANPHTFVGIYSQNCPEWVLTEQGAYCYSMVIVPLYDTLGPDACSYIIKQANINIVVCEDDSKCNLLLDRPPKCLTRLITMKEVRPATNQRAKNRGIEILKFEEVERLGAAQDNKEVPPKASDVCTICYTSGTTGNPKGVMLSHENVVAAVASVILQLGDHKITSSDVMISFLPLAHMLERCCEIGIYTVGGSVGFFSGDVKRLSDDMKALKPTVTPAVPRLLNRIFDKVQSDISNSFIKRTLYNMAMSSKENEIRRGIIRRNSLWDKLVFRKVQEGMGGRLRLMIVGSAPLAANVLTFTRCALGCLVVEGYGQTECVAPVTLTVQGDYIPEHVGPPVACCSVKLVDVPEMEYFAVANQGEVCVKGTNVFQGYFMEPDKTKETLGKDGWLHTGDIGMWLPNGTLKIIDRKKHIFKLSQGEYIVPEKIENIYIRSQYVQQVFVHGESLKSCIVAVIVPDVEVIKQWATENHIAGTLSVLCAHPEVKRLIMDDMILWGKEAGLKSFEQVKDIYLHPDPFSVQNGLLTPTMKSKRPQLKKYFKPQIEDMYAKLI; this is encoded by the exons GGACCGGAGCTCGTGCGAACCTCCAAGTTCTACAAAGAAGCCAAGGACGGAAAATTCGTTCGTCACCTTTTCTCGGACACAAAAACTCTCTACGACTCTTTCAGACGCGGTGCTAAGGAATCAA ataATGGTCCTTGCCTCGGTTGGCGAGATGGACACACGAAACCGTACCAGTGGCTGCACTACAACGAGGCTCTCCTCAGGGCCAAGAACTTCGGCTCAGGCCTGGTCGCCCTCGGTTTGGAGGCGAACCCACACACGTTCGTCGGCATctacagccaaaactgccccGAGTGGGTTCTCACCGAGCAGGGCGCCTACTGCTATTCCATGGTCATTGTGCCCTTGTACGACACACTGGGCCCTGACGCTTGCTCCTACATCATCAAGCAAG CGAATATTAATATCGTCGTGTGCGAGGACGACTCGAAATGCAACCTCCTTTTGGACCGTCCACCGAAATGCCTGACGCGTCTGATCACGATGAAAGAGGTGCGTCCGGCCACGAATCAGCGGGCGAAGAACAGAGGCATCGAGATCCTCAAGTTCGAGGAGGTTGAGCGCTTGGGCGCCGCCCAGGACAATAAAGAAGTC CCACCGAAAGCGTCGGACGTGTGCACAATCTGCTACACTTCAGGCACGACCGGCAACCCCAAGGGCGTGATGCTGAGCCACGAGAACGTGGTGGCCGCCGTGGCCTCGGTGATTCTGCAGTTGGGAGACCACAAAATCACGAGCAGCGACGTCATGATCTCTTTCCTGCCGCTTGCACACATGCTCGAGCGATGCTGCGAG aTTGGCATATACACCGTGGGAGGCTCGGTCGGCTTCTTCTCGGGCGACGTGAAAAGACTGTCTGACGACATGAAGGCGCTCAAACCCACCGTCACGCCTGCGGTGCCGCGACTGTTGAACAGAATTTTCGACAAGGTGCAGTCGGACATCAGCAACTCGTTCATCAAACGGACGCTGTACAACATGGCCATGAGCAGCAAGGAAAACGAAATCAGAAG AGGAATCATCAGGAGAAACAGCTTGTGGGACAAACTCGTCTTCAGAAAGGTGCAGGAGGGCATGGGTGGCCGACTGAGACTGATGATCGTTGGGTCAGCGCCTCTGGCCGCCAACGTTCTCACCTTTACCAGATGTGCCTTGGGATGCCTG GTTGTTGAAGGTTACGGTCAGACCGAGTGCGTCGCCCCCGTCACCCTGACTGTGCAAGGTGACTATATCCCCGAGCACGTCGGACCGCCCGTGGCCTGCTGCTCGGTCAAGCTGGTGGACGTGCCAGAAATGGAGTACTTCGCGGTGGCTAACCAGGGCGAGGTCTGCGTCAAAGGCACTAACGTGTTCCAAGGCTACTTCATGGAGCCCGACAAGACAAAGGAGACGCTCGGAAAGGACGGCTGGCTGCACACGGGCGATATTGGCATGTGGCTTCCG AACGGAACTCTGAAAATCATCGACAGGAAGAAGCACATATTTAAGCTGTCGCAAGGAGAGTACATTGTTCCTGAGAAGATTGAAAACATCTATATCCGCAGCCAATATGTCCAACAAGTCTTTGTCCACGGAGAGTCGCTCAAA TCATGCATAGTGGCCGTGATCGTGCCTGACGTGGAGGTTATCAAGCAGTGGGCGACAGAAAACCACATCGCCGGCACCCTGTCCGTGCTGTGCGCCCACCCTGAGGTGAAACGTTTAATCATGGACGACATGATCCTGTGGGGAAAGGAGGCTGGACTCAAGTCCTTTGAACAG GTCAAGGACATCTACCTGCATCCGGACCCATTCTCTGTGCAGAACGGACTGCTGACGCCGACGATGAAGTCGAAGCGGCCGCAGTTGAAGAAGTACTTCAAGCCGCAGATCGAGGACATGTACGCCAAACTCATCTAG
- the LOC135935067 gene encoding long-chain-fatty-acid--CoA ligase 5 isoform X3, with product MDSRDEQSYFGDMDQYLHYIGGPAGALALTGVAAASAYYLVSRPTPEKPLVPLDDQSHLVPGPELVRTSKFYKEAKDGKFVRHLFSDTKTLYDSFRRGAKESNNGPCLGWRDGHTKPYQWLHYNEALLRAKNFGSGLVALGLEANPHTFVGIYSQNCPEWVLTEQGAYCYSMVIVPLYDTLGPDACSYIIKQANINIVVCEDDSKCNLLLDRPPKCLTRLITMKEVRPATNQRAKNRGIEILKFEEVERLGAAQDNKEVPPKASDVCTICYTSGTTGNPKGVMLSHENVVAAVASVILQLGDHKITSSDVMISFLPLAHMLERCCEIGIYTVGGSVGFFSGDVKRLSDDMKALKPTVTPAVPRLLNRIFDKVQSDISNSFIKRTLYNMAMSSKENEIRRGIIRRNSLWDKLVFRKVQEGMGGRLRLMIVGSAPLAANVLTFTRCALGCLVVEGYGQTECVAPVTLTVQGDYIPEHVGPPVACCSVKLVDVPEMEYFAVANQGEVCVKGTNVFQGYFMEPDKTKETLGKDGWLHTGDIGMWLPNGTLKIIDRKKHIFKLSQGEYIVPEKIENIYIRSQYVQQVFVHGESLKSCIVAVIVPDVEVIKQWATENHIAGTLSVLCAHPEVKRLIMDDMILWGKEAGLKSFEQVKDIYLHPDPFSVQNGLLTPTMKSKRPQLKKYFKPQIEDMYAKLI from the exons GGACCGGAGCTCGTGCGAACCTCCAAGTTCTACAAAGAAGCCAAGGACGGAAAATTCGTTCGTCACCTTTTCTCGGACACAAAAACTCTCTACGACTCTTTCAGACGCGGTGCTAAGGAATCAA ataATGGTCCTTGCCTCGGTTGGCGAGATGGACACACGAAACCGTACCAGTGGCTGCACTACAACGAGGCTCTCCTCAGGGCCAAGAACTTCGGCTCAGGCCTGGTCGCCCTCGGTTTGGAGGCGAACCCACACACGTTCGTCGGCATctacagccaaaactgccccGAGTGGGTTCTCACCGAGCAGGGCGCCTACTGCTATTCCATGGTCATTGTGCCCTTGTACGACACACTGGGCCCTGACGCTTGCTCCTACATCATCAAGCAAG CGAATATTAATATCGTCGTGTGCGAGGACGACTCGAAATGCAACCTCCTTTTGGACCGTCCACCGAAATGCCTGACGCGTCTGATCACGATGAAAGAGGTGCGTCCGGCCACGAATCAGCGGGCGAAGAACAGAGGCATCGAGATCCTCAAGTTCGAGGAGGTTGAGCGCTTGGGCGCCGCCCAGGACAATAAAGAAGTC CCACCGAAAGCGTCGGACGTGTGCACAATCTGCTACACTTCAGGCACGACCGGCAACCCCAAGGGCGTGATGCTGAGCCACGAGAACGTGGTGGCCGCCGTGGCCTCGGTGATTCTGCAGTTGGGAGACCACAAAATCACGAGCAGCGACGTCATGATCTCTTTCCTGCCGCTTGCACACATGCTCGAGCGATGCTGCGAG aTTGGCATATACACCGTGGGAGGCTCGGTCGGCTTCTTCTCGGGCGACGTGAAAAGACTGTCTGACGACATGAAGGCGCTCAAACCCACCGTCACGCCTGCGGTGCCGCGACTGTTGAACAGAATTTTCGACAAGGTGCAGTCGGACATCAGCAACTCGTTCATCAAACGGACGCTGTACAACATGGCCATGAGCAGCAAGGAAAACGAAATCAGAAG AGGAATCATCAGGAGAAACAGCTTGTGGGACAAACTCGTCTTCAGAAAGGTGCAGGAGGGCATGGGTGGCCGACTGAGACTGATGATCGTTGGGTCAGCGCCTCTGGCCGCCAACGTTCTCACCTTTACCAGATGTGCCTTGGGATGCCTG GTTGTTGAAGGTTACGGTCAGACCGAGTGCGTCGCCCCCGTCACCCTGACTGTGCAAGGTGACTATATCCCCGAGCACGTCGGACCGCCCGTGGCCTGCTGCTCGGTCAAGCTGGTGGACGTGCCAGAAATGGAGTACTTCGCGGTGGCTAACCAGGGCGAGGTCTGCGTCAAAGGCACTAACGTGTTCCAAGGCTACTTCATGGAGCCCGACAAGACAAAGGAGACGCTCGGAAAGGACGGCTGGCTGCACACGGGCGATATTGGCATGTGGCTTCCG AACGGAACTCTGAAAATCATCGACAGGAAGAAGCACATATTTAAGCTGTCGCAAGGAGAGTACATTGTTCCTGAGAAGATTGAAAACATCTATATCCGCAGCCAATATGTCCAACAAGTCTTTGTCCACGGAGAGTCGCTCAAA TCATGCATAGTGGCCGTGATCGTGCCTGACGTGGAGGTTATCAAGCAGTGGGCGACAGAAAACCACATCGCCGGCACCCTGTCCGTGCTGTGCGCCCACCCTGAGGTGAAACGTTTAATCATGGACGACATGATCCTGTGGGGAAAGGAGGCTGGACTCAAGTCCTTTGAACAG GTCAAGGACATCTACCTGCATCCGGACCCATTCTCTGTGCAGAACGGACTGCTGACGCCGACGATGAAGTCGAAGCGGCCGCAGTTGAAGAAGTACTTCAAGCCGCAGATCGAGGACATGTACGCCAAACTCATCTAG
- the LOC135935067 gene encoding long-chain-fatty-acid--CoA ligase 5 isoform X5, whose protein sequence is MDQYLHYIGGPAGALALTGVAAASAYYLVSRPTPEKPLVPLDDQSHLVPGPELVRTSKFYKEAKDGKFVRHLFSDTKTLYDSFRRGAKESNNGPCLGWRDGHTKPYQWLHYNEALLRAKNFGSGLVALGLEANPHTFVGIYSQNCPEWVLTEQGAYCYSMVIVPLYDTLGPDACSYIIKQANINIVVCEDDSKCNLLLDRPPKCLTRLITMKEVRPATNQRAKNRGIEILKFEEVERLGAAQDNKEVPPKASDVCTICYTSGTTGNPKGVMLSHENVVAAVASVILQLGDHKITSSDVMISFLPLAHMLERCCEIGIYTVGGSVGFFSGDVKRLSDDMKALKPTVTPAVPRLLNRIFDKVQSDISNSFIKRTLYNMAMSSKENEIRRGIIRRNSLWDKLVFRKVQEGMGGRLRLMIVGSAPLAANVLTFTRCALGCLVVEGYGQTECVAPVTLTVQGDYIPEHVGPPVACCSVKLVDVPEMEYFAVANQGEVCVKGTNVFQGYFMEPDKTKETLGKDGWLHTGDIGMWLPNGTLKIIDRKKHIFKLSQGEYIVPEKIENIYIRSQYVQQVFVHGESLKSCIVAVIVPDVEVIKQWATENHIAGTLSVLCAHPEVKRLIMDDMILWGKEAGLKSFEQVKDIYLHPDPFSVQNGLLTPTMKSKRPQLKKYFKPQIEDMYAKLI, encoded by the exons GGACCGGAGCTCGTGCGAACCTCCAAGTTCTACAAAGAAGCCAAGGACGGAAAATTCGTTCGTCACCTTTTCTCGGACACAAAAACTCTCTACGACTCTTTCAGACGCGGTGCTAAGGAATCAA ataATGGTCCTTGCCTCGGTTGGCGAGATGGACACACGAAACCGTACCAGTGGCTGCACTACAACGAGGCTCTCCTCAGGGCCAAGAACTTCGGCTCAGGCCTGGTCGCCCTCGGTTTGGAGGCGAACCCACACACGTTCGTCGGCATctacagccaaaactgccccGAGTGGGTTCTCACCGAGCAGGGCGCCTACTGCTATTCCATGGTCATTGTGCCCTTGTACGACACACTGGGCCCTGACGCTTGCTCCTACATCATCAAGCAAG CGAATATTAATATCGTCGTGTGCGAGGACGACTCGAAATGCAACCTCCTTTTGGACCGTCCACCGAAATGCCTGACGCGTCTGATCACGATGAAAGAGGTGCGTCCGGCCACGAATCAGCGGGCGAAGAACAGAGGCATCGAGATCCTCAAGTTCGAGGAGGTTGAGCGCTTGGGCGCCGCCCAGGACAATAAAGAAGTC CCACCGAAAGCGTCGGACGTGTGCACAATCTGCTACACTTCAGGCACGACCGGCAACCCCAAGGGCGTGATGCTGAGCCACGAGAACGTGGTGGCCGCCGTGGCCTCGGTGATTCTGCAGTTGGGAGACCACAAAATCACGAGCAGCGACGTCATGATCTCTTTCCTGCCGCTTGCACACATGCTCGAGCGATGCTGCGAG aTTGGCATATACACCGTGGGAGGCTCGGTCGGCTTCTTCTCGGGCGACGTGAAAAGACTGTCTGACGACATGAAGGCGCTCAAACCCACCGTCACGCCTGCGGTGCCGCGACTGTTGAACAGAATTTTCGACAAGGTGCAGTCGGACATCAGCAACTCGTTCATCAAACGGACGCTGTACAACATGGCCATGAGCAGCAAGGAAAACGAAATCAGAAG AGGAATCATCAGGAGAAACAGCTTGTGGGACAAACTCGTCTTCAGAAAGGTGCAGGAGGGCATGGGTGGCCGACTGAGACTGATGATCGTTGGGTCAGCGCCTCTGGCCGCCAACGTTCTCACCTTTACCAGATGTGCCTTGGGATGCCTG GTTGTTGAAGGTTACGGTCAGACCGAGTGCGTCGCCCCCGTCACCCTGACTGTGCAAGGTGACTATATCCCCGAGCACGTCGGACCGCCCGTGGCCTGCTGCTCGGTCAAGCTGGTGGACGTGCCAGAAATGGAGTACTTCGCGGTGGCTAACCAGGGCGAGGTCTGCGTCAAAGGCACTAACGTGTTCCAAGGCTACTTCATGGAGCCCGACAAGACAAAGGAGACGCTCGGAAAGGACGGCTGGCTGCACACGGGCGATATTGGCATGTGGCTTCCG AACGGAACTCTGAAAATCATCGACAGGAAGAAGCACATATTTAAGCTGTCGCAAGGAGAGTACATTGTTCCTGAGAAGATTGAAAACATCTATATCCGCAGCCAATATGTCCAACAAGTCTTTGTCCACGGAGAGTCGCTCAAA TCATGCATAGTGGCCGTGATCGTGCCTGACGTGGAGGTTATCAAGCAGTGGGCGACAGAAAACCACATCGCCGGCACCCTGTCCGTGCTGTGCGCCCACCCTGAGGTGAAACGTTTAATCATGGACGACATGATCCTGTGGGGAAAGGAGGCTGGACTCAAGTCCTTTGAACAG GTCAAGGACATCTACCTGCATCCGGACCCATTCTCTGTGCAGAACGGACTGCTGACGCCGACGATGAAGTCGAAGCGGCCGCAGTTGAAGAAGTACTTCAAGCCGCAGATCGAGGACATGTACGCCAAACTCATCTAG
- the LOC135935067 gene encoding long-chain-fatty-acid--CoA ligase 5 isoform X2, whose product MDKHVLQACSLMMEERNCDMDQYLHYIGGPAGALALTGVAAASAYYLVSRPTPEKPLVPLDDQSHLVPGPELVRTSKFYKEAKDGKFVRHLFSDTKTLYDSFRRGAKESNNGPCLGWRDGHTKPYQWLHYNEALLRAKNFGSGLVALGLEANPHTFVGIYSQNCPEWVLTEQGAYCYSMVIVPLYDTLGPDACSYIIKQANINIVVCEDDSKCNLLLDRPPKCLTRLITMKEVRPATNQRAKNRGIEILKFEEVERLGAAQDNKEVPPKASDVCTICYTSGTTGNPKGVMLSHENVVAAVASVILQLGDHKITSSDVMISFLPLAHMLERCCEIGIYTVGGSVGFFSGDVKRLSDDMKALKPTVTPAVPRLLNRIFDKVQSDISNSFIKRTLYNMAMSSKENEIRRGIIRRNSLWDKLVFRKVQEGMGGRLRLMIVGSAPLAANVLTFTRCALGCLVVEGYGQTECVAPVTLTVQGDYIPEHVGPPVACCSVKLVDVPEMEYFAVANQGEVCVKGTNVFQGYFMEPDKTKETLGKDGWLHTGDIGMWLPNGTLKIIDRKKHIFKLSQGEYIVPEKIENIYIRSQYVQQVFVHGESLKSCIVAVIVPDVEVIKQWATENHIAGTLSVLCAHPEVKRLIMDDMILWGKEAGLKSFEQVKDIYLHPDPFSVQNGLLTPTMKSKRPQLKKYFKPQIEDMYAKLI is encoded by the exons GGACCGGAGCTCGTGCGAACCTCCAAGTTCTACAAAGAAGCCAAGGACGGAAAATTCGTTCGTCACCTTTTCTCGGACACAAAAACTCTCTACGACTCTTTCAGACGCGGTGCTAAGGAATCAA ataATGGTCCTTGCCTCGGTTGGCGAGATGGACACACGAAACCGTACCAGTGGCTGCACTACAACGAGGCTCTCCTCAGGGCCAAGAACTTCGGCTCAGGCCTGGTCGCCCTCGGTTTGGAGGCGAACCCACACACGTTCGTCGGCATctacagccaaaactgccccGAGTGGGTTCTCACCGAGCAGGGCGCCTACTGCTATTCCATGGTCATTGTGCCCTTGTACGACACACTGGGCCCTGACGCTTGCTCCTACATCATCAAGCAAG CGAATATTAATATCGTCGTGTGCGAGGACGACTCGAAATGCAACCTCCTTTTGGACCGTCCACCGAAATGCCTGACGCGTCTGATCACGATGAAAGAGGTGCGTCCGGCCACGAATCAGCGGGCGAAGAACAGAGGCATCGAGATCCTCAAGTTCGAGGAGGTTGAGCGCTTGGGCGCCGCCCAGGACAATAAAGAAGTC CCACCGAAAGCGTCGGACGTGTGCACAATCTGCTACACTTCAGGCACGACCGGCAACCCCAAGGGCGTGATGCTGAGCCACGAGAACGTGGTGGCCGCCGTGGCCTCGGTGATTCTGCAGTTGGGAGACCACAAAATCACGAGCAGCGACGTCATGATCTCTTTCCTGCCGCTTGCACACATGCTCGAGCGATGCTGCGAG aTTGGCATATACACCGTGGGAGGCTCGGTCGGCTTCTTCTCGGGCGACGTGAAAAGACTGTCTGACGACATGAAGGCGCTCAAACCCACCGTCACGCCTGCGGTGCCGCGACTGTTGAACAGAATTTTCGACAAGGTGCAGTCGGACATCAGCAACTCGTTCATCAAACGGACGCTGTACAACATGGCCATGAGCAGCAAGGAAAACGAAATCAGAAG AGGAATCATCAGGAGAAACAGCTTGTGGGACAAACTCGTCTTCAGAAAGGTGCAGGAGGGCATGGGTGGCCGACTGAGACTGATGATCGTTGGGTCAGCGCCTCTGGCCGCCAACGTTCTCACCTTTACCAGATGTGCCTTGGGATGCCTG GTTGTTGAAGGTTACGGTCAGACCGAGTGCGTCGCCCCCGTCACCCTGACTGTGCAAGGTGACTATATCCCCGAGCACGTCGGACCGCCCGTGGCCTGCTGCTCGGTCAAGCTGGTGGACGTGCCAGAAATGGAGTACTTCGCGGTGGCTAACCAGGGCGAGGTCTGCGTCAAAGGCACTAACGTGTTCCAAGGCTACTTCATGGAGCCCGACAAGACAAAGGAGACGCTCGGAAAGGACGGCTGGCTGCACACGGGCGATATTGGCATGTGGCTTCCG AACGGAACTCTGAAAATCATCGACAGGAAGAAGCACATATTTAAGCTGTCGCAAGGAGAGTACATTGTTCCTGAGAAGATTGAAAACATCTATATCCGCAGCCAATATGTCCAACAAGTCTTTGTCCACGGAGAGTCGCTCAAA TCATGCATAGTGGCCGTGATCGTGCCTGACGTGGAGGTTATCAAGCAGTGGGCGACAGAAAACCACATCGCCGGCACCCTGTCCGTGCTGTGCGCCCACCCTGAGGTGAAACGTTTAATCATGGACGACATGATCCTGTGGGGAAAGGAGGCTGGACTCAAGTCCTTTGAACAG GTCAAGGACATCTACCTGCATCCGGACCCATTCTCTGTGCAGAACGGACTGCTGACGCCGACGATGAAGTCGAAGCGGCCGCAGTTGAAGAAGTACTTCAAGCCGCAGATCGAGGACATGTACGCCAAACTCATCTAG